TTAATGGAAGTATTCACCCCAATAGGAACTTGGCATCCACCTTCCAGTTCGCGCAAGAATGAACGCTCCGCGAGGCAGCGTTGAGTGGTGGGATAGTGGCTGATTGGTGCAAATAAAGCAAGGATATCTGGATCTTCAGCACGACATTCGATGCCTAAAGCACCTTGTCCGACGGCATGGAGAGAAATCTCAGCATCAATTACCTCATGAACGCGATCGCCCATTCCTAAACGTTGCAAACCTGCGGCAGCGAGAATTAGTGCATCATATTCACCAGAATCTAGCTTTTGCAGACGAGTATTGAGATTCCCGCGTACATCCTTAAAGGTAAGGTGAGGATAGTAATGGCGCAACTGAGCTAAGCGACGCAGTGAAGACGTACCAACGACAGTACCTGATGGCAAAGTTTCGAGGGTTTTGTCCTTAAACTTTTCATGAACAACTAGGGCATCGGCAGGATTTTCGCGCTCAGTTACAGCACCAAGCATTAGACCTTCAGGCAAATTTGTTGGTAGATCTTTGAGGCTATGCACT
The Pseudanabaena sp. BC1403 genome window above contains:
- the hemC gene encoding hydroxymethylbilane synthase; protein product: MVASSTVRISSRKSQLALVQTHWIQAELSKAHPNLQFDVVTMSTQGDKILDVPLAKIGDKGLFTKELEVSMLSKQSDLAVHSLKDLPTNLPEGLMLGAVTERENPADALVVHEKFKDKTLETLPSGTVVGTSSLRRLAQLRHYYPHLTFKDVRGNLNTRLQKLDSGEYDALILAAAGLQRLGMGDRVHEVIDAEISLHAVGQGALGIECRAEDPDILALFAPISHYPTTQRCLAERSFLRELEGGCQVPIGVNTSINADKLTLKGIVASLDGKTLIKGEVTGDLTKPDAIGLELAHQLKDKGAQDILNKIFAEVRS